One Vibrio pomeroyi genomic region harbors:
- a CDS encoding methyl-accepting chemotaxis protein, with protein sequence MKFSHKVVAASSALLLVTVSLLSIQQLYTVRSAVENHVNASLNEMVSGVKNTVVSEMNAKKALAQSTTEVIEINPQDRTYVKEILEKPKLKNSFLAVGFGYEANGFVIENDDGWEAGPDYDPRIRPWYIDAKSKNSLVVTAPYVDASSKKVIISVGTPVKDNGRFTAGMFYDLELTNLATLVNQVNLFDAGYLFLVTADGTTIAHPNAKNNGETLSSYMPQATIREGSQEIEVDGKMFLVNFTHIPSEDWYIGAILDEEIAYQTVEDLKNSSMIYSLLAVILSVVALTVLIRVLMRPLDALNQAIQDVASGQGDLTKRLDTNTDKEFSDLAKGFNTFTENLQNQIIQSKAIGIEIKRGTEFTVKGAGESANAMNTQLQELEQLATAMNEMAVTATEVANNAQGAAAAAREADEATLDGTSVVSETTQAIDNLSERIDQAVAEVQVLESATANIETILKVINDIADQTNLLALNAAIEAARAGESGRGFAVVADEVRTLAQRTQESTTEIRSMIEQLQAGASSVSNAMNQSKDTATDAVERAQQANSSLERIRDAIQRISDMNIQIASAAEEQSLVAEEINNNTVKIKDLSTQVSTAAQEANTAMQQQTDNVRQQDELLNKFTV encoded by the coding sequence ATGAAATTTAGCCATAAGGTGGTTGCTGCATCATCAGCCTTGCTGCTAGTGACAGTATCATTGCTTTCAATACAACAACTTTACACCGTTAGAAGTGCTGTAGAGAACCACGTCAATGCGAGTCTTAATGAGATGGTCTCGGGCGTAAAAAATACCGTCGTATCCGAGATGAATGCCAAGAAAGCTTTGGCGCAATCGACGACTGAAGTCATCGAGATCAATCCTCAAGATCGTACTTACGTAAAAGAAATTTTAGAAAAGCCGAAGCTTAAAAACAGCTTCCTTGCGGTTGGTTTTGGTTATGAAGCAAACGGTTTCGTCATTGAAAATGATGACGGCTGGGAAGCCGGTCCAGATTACGACCCACGAATTCGTCCTTGGTACATTGATGCTAAATCCAAAAACAGTTTAGTTGTTACCGCACCTTATGTGGATGCATCAAGTAAGAAAGTCATTATCTCAGTGGGTACGCCAGTTAAAGACAATGGCCGCTTTACTGCAGGTATGTTCTACGACCTAGAACTGACCAACCTTGCGACCTTAGTAAACCAAGTGAACTTGTTCGATGCGGGCTACCTATTCCTAGTGACAGCCGACGGCACAACGATTGCTCACCCAAATGCTAAAAACAACGGTGAAACGCTTTCAAGCTACATGCCGCAAGCGACTATTCGTGAAGGCTCTCAAGAGATCGAAGTCGACGGCAAAATGTTCCTTGTTAACTTCACACACATCCCAAGTGAAGATTGGTACATCGGCGCAATCCTAGATGAAGAGATAGCTTACCAAACCGTTGAAGATTTGAAAAACAGCTCAATGATCTACTCTTTGCTTGCTGTAATTCTTAGTGTCGTTGCACTAACAGTTCTGATCCGCGTGTTGATGCGTCCACTGGATGCACTTAACCAAGCGATTCAAGATGTAGCGAGCGGACAAGGTGACTTAACTAAGCGTCTGGATACCAACACAGACAAAGAGTTCTCTGACCTAGCGAAAGGCTTCAACACCTTTACTGAAAACCTGCAAAATCAAATCATTCAATCGAAAGCGATTGGTATTGAGATTAAGCGTGGTACGGAATTCACAGTGAAAGGTGCTGGCGAATCTGCAAATGCGATGAACACGCAACTGCAAGAGCTTGAGCAGCTAGCGACCGCAATGAACGAGATGGCGGTTACCGCAACAGAAGTAGCTAACAATGCTCAAGGCGCAGCAGCAGCGGCTCGTGAAGCTGACGAAGCAACGCTAGACGGCACCTCTGTCGTCAGTGAAACCACTCAAGCGATTGATAACTTATCTGAGCGTATCGACCAAGCCGTTGCAGAAGTACAAGTACTAGAATCAGCAACCGCAAACATCGAAACGATTCTTAAGGTAATCAACGACATTGCTGACCAAACCAACCTACTAGCACTAAACGCAGCAATTGAAGCGGCGCGTGCTGGTGAATCTGGTCGTGGTTTCGCAGTCGTAGCCGATGAAGTTCGTACTTTGGCGCAACGTACTCAAGAATCGACCACTGAAATTCGTAGCATGATTGAGCAGCTTCAAGCAGGCGCAAGCTCAGTATCGAATGCGATGAACCAAAGTAAAGACACCGCAACTGACGCCGTTGAACGTGCTCAGCAAGCGAACTCTTCACTTGAGCGCATTCGTGACGCGATTCAGCGTATCTCTGATATGAACATTCAGATTGCTTCAGCAGCAGAAGAGCAGAGCTTAGTAGCGGAAGAGATCAACAACAACACAGTTAAGATCAAAGACCTTTCAACACAAGTATCAACAGCAGCTCAAGAAGCGAATACCGCAATGCAGCAGCAAACTGACAATGTTCGCCAACAAGACGAGCTATTGAATAAGTTTACGGTTTAG
- a CDS encoding YjiH family protein has protein sequence MSNNTNTAQTEKSKGSFWVFLIPSLIGLFLFMAPISYQGDLTIPVAILAKSIQAVFGEYLVSIITAIVAFMSVASVLSTIFKPTFITSNSFLNGLFNPSPLWLLVRLIGGAAAFMAFFQVGPEFIWEENTGGLVLEGLLPTLFSVFIFAGLLLPLLLNFGLLELFGTLLSKIMRPIFNLPGRSAIDCMASWLGDGSVGILLTSKQYEKKFYTQREAAVVGTTFSAVSITFSLVVIAQVELEHLFLPFYAAICLAGIVAAVIIPRLPPLSMKKDTFIDGSKPHKDADAIPAGHSTFSWGLELAVNKASQVKSAKSVFGEGVRNAVDMVFGVLPVVMGLGTMALVIAEYTSVFSFLGQPFIPFLELLGVPEAVAASETIVVGFADMFIPAILAASIDNEMTRFVIAAMSVTQLIYMSEVGALLLGSKIPVNILELFIIFILRTLITLPVIAGVAHLIF, from the coding sequence ATGTCTAACAACACGAATACTGCTCAAACAGAGAAATCTAAAGGCAGTTTCTGGGTTTTCTTAATCCCATCATTGATTGGTTTATTCCTTTTCATGGCGCCAATCAGCTACCAAGGCGATCTCACCATCCCTGTAGCAATCTTAGCCAAGTCAATTCAGGCGGTTTTCGGTGAGTACCTAGTCTCTATCATCACTGCGATCGTCGCTTTCATGTCTGTAGCTTCCGTTTTAAGCACCATTTTCAAGCCTACATTCATTACATCGAATTCATTTTTAAACGGCCTTTTCAACCCATCTCCACTGTGGTTGTTGGTTCGTTTGATTGGTGGTGCTGCGGCATTCATGGCGTTCTTCCAAGTAGGTCCAGAGTTTATTTGGGAAGAAAACACCGGTGGTTTAGTGTTAGAAGGCCTGCTTCCTACACTGTTCTCAGTATTCATCTTTGCGGGTTTGCTACTGCCTCTTCTACTTAACTTCGGTTTACTAGAGCTGTTTGGCACCCTACTAAGTAAAATCATGCGCCCAATCTTCAACCTACCAGGTCGTAGTGCTATCGACTGTATGGCTTCTTGGTTAGGTGATGGCAGCGTTGGTATCCTACTTACCAGCAAGCAGTACGAGAAAAAGTTCTACACTCAGCGTGAAGCTGCGGTTGTTGGTACGACTTTCTCTGCTGTATCGATTACATTCAGCCTAGTGGTCATCGCACAAGTAGAGTTAGAGCACTTGTTCCTGCCTTTTTACGCAGCAATCTGTCTAGCGGGTATTGTAGCAGCGGTAATCATTCCTCGCCTTCCACCACTAAGCATGAAGAAAGATACCTTCATTGATGGTAGCAAACCGCACAAAGACGCTGACGCGATTCCTGCAGGTCACTCAACATTCTCTTGGGGTCTTGAGCTAGCAGTAAACAAAGCATCACAAGTGAAGTCGGCTAAGTCTGTGTTTGGCGAAGGCGTTCGTAACGCTGTTGATATGGTCTTTGGTGTACTGCCTGTGGTTATGGGCCTTGGTACCATGGCGTTGGTGATTGCGGAATACACTTCTGTGTTTTCATTCCTAGGTCAGCCTTTCATCCCATTCCTAGAGCTACTTGGTGTACCTGAAGCCGTTGCAGCCTCTGAAACGATCGTTGTTGGTTTTGCGGATATGTTTATCCCAGCAATCCTTGCCGCTTCTATCGACAACGAGATGACTCGCTTTGTTATTGCAGCAATGTCGGTAACTCAACTGATTTACATGTCTGAAGTAGGCGCTCTGCTTCTAGGTAGTAAGATCCCAGTGAACATCTTGGAACTGTTTATTATCTTTATTCTGCGTACTCTAATTACGCTTCCAGTGATCGCTGGTGTAGCTCATCTAATATTCTAA